CGCCTCGAGCGCCTCCAGGAACCCCGCGATGTCCGCGGTCTCGATCGTGAGGGCCGGGTCGAGCCGCAGCACCGGCACGCCGGGACGGCGCCCGACGACGTAGCCGCGCTCCACCAGCCCGCGGTGGACGCGGATCGTGAACGGCGTCCCCACCTCGTCGCGCAGGATGACGGCGACCATCAGCCCGCGGGAGCGGATCGCCGCGATCCGGCCGGTGCGCGCCGCGATCCCCTCCAGACCGGACAGGAGCAGCTCGGCCACGGCCACGCCCCTGTCGATCAGGCCCTCCTCGTCGATGACGCGCAGCACCTCGCGCGCCACCGCCGCCCCGAGCGGATCGTTCTGGTGGGACTGGGCGTACTTGAGCGGCGCACCGCCGAGCCGTTCGATCACGCCGGGCGCGTAGGCGGCGGCGCTGACGGGGTAGCCGTTGCCGAGGCCCTTGCCCAGTGCGACAACGTCCGGCGCGATCCCGTAGTGCTGGTAGCCGAACCAGCGGCCCGTGCGGCCGATGCCGGTGGTGACCTCGTTGACCAGGACGAGCCCGCCGTCCGCGCGGATCCTCGCGGCGAGGTCGCGGACCAGCTTCGCGGGCG
This is a stretch of genomic DNA from bacterium. It encodes these proteins:
- a CDS encoding aminotransferase class III-fold pyridoxal phosphate-dependent enzyme; its protein translation is MSERQEALIRYPGHDLLLPDIVRAENCHLFDAAGRRFVDLESGVWCTPLGHSHPAVLRAMAEQASRIAHIGFCYTNEVVADAARELLARLGFDGGRCVFLCSGSEAVEHGVRTAQAVIGRPLLLTMADSYFGAYGSASRKHHDEWFSFDWTACAEGCGEGCAHWDAIPFDRIGGFLFEPGSSSGLVRFPPAKLVRDLAARIRADGGLVLVNEVTTGIGRTGRWFGYQHYGIAPDVVALGKGLGNGYPVSAAAYAPGVIERLGGAPLKYAQSHQNDPLGAAVAREVLRVIDEEGLIDRGVAVAELLLSGLEGIAARTGRIAAIRSRGLMVAVILRDEVGTPFTIRVHRGLVERGYVVGRRPGVPVLRLDPALTIETADIAGFLEALEA